One genomic window of Cololabis saira isolate AMF1-May2022 chromosome 3, fColSai1.1, whole genome shotgun sequence includes the following:
- the LOC133440634 gene encoding heat shock protein 30-like: MCQTAHKDISKCLISPEELSVRQVGRKLTVSGKSEKKQEDGKDSYSYRLQQFRQEFDLPEGVNPETVTCYLSPDGKIHIQESKAPSVEEAERELTIKRSSEEETQQSVCSQTEDSRAEIHN, from the coding sequence ATGTGCCAAACTGCTCATAAAGATATCTCTAAATGTCTAATCTCTCCAGAGGAGCTGTCTGTCAGACAGGTGGGCAGGAAGCTGACAGTCAGTGGGAAGTCCGAGAAGAAGCAGGAGGACGGGAAAGACTCCTACTCTTACAGACTCCAGCAGTTCAGACAGGAGTTTGATCTGCCTGAAGGAGTGAACCCTGAAACCGTCACCTGCTACCTGTCTCCAGACGGAAAAATCCACATCCAGGAAAGCAAAGCTCCAAGTGTTGAGGAGGCTGAGAGAGAGCTGACTATCAAGAGGAGCTCAGAGGAGGAAACCCAGCAGAGTGTGTGTTCACAGACAGAAGACAGCAGAGCAGAGATACACAACTGA
- the LOC133441108 gene encoding heat shock protein 30-like produces MLCSHGFQSALSPFMDFHWPVRSLWPEVRPLIYQQDLQQRNLQELMDKLQHRILEETEPFQSSVSLQPVSYQLQKEGESFGLMLDTPGFSPEELSVRQVGRKLTVSGKSEKKQEDGKDSYSYRLQEFRQEFDLPEGVNPETVTCYLSPDGKVHIQESKAPSVEEAERELTIKRSSEEETQQSVCSQTEDSRAEIHN; encoded by the coding sequence ATGCTGTGCTCTCATGGATTCCAGTCTGCTCTCAGTCCTTTCATGGACTTCCACTGGCCTGTACGCAGTCTGTGGCCAGAGGTCAGACCTCTGATCTACCAGCAGGACCTCCAGCAGAGAAACCTACAGGAGCTGATGGACAAACTCCAACACAGGATCCTGGAGGAGACGGAGCCTTTCCAGAGCAGCGTGTCCCTGCAACCAGTCTCCTACCAGCTGCAGAAAGAGGGAGAGTCCTTTGGCCTGATGCTGGACACTCCAGGCTTCTCTCCAGAGGAGCTGTCTGTCAGACAGGTGGGCAGGAAGCTGACAGTCAGTGGGAAGTCCGAGAAGAAGCAGGAGGACGGGAAAGACTCCTACTCTTACAGACTCCAGGAGTTCAGACAGGAGTTTGATCTGCCTGAAGGAGTGAACCCTGAAACCGTCACCTGCTACCTGTCTCCAGACGGAAAAGTCCACATCCAGGAAAGCAAAGCTCCAAGTGTTGAGGAGGCTGAGAGAGAGCTGACTATCAAGAGGAGCTCAGAGGAGGAAACCCAGCAGAGTGTGTGTTCACAGACAGAAGACAGCAGAGCAGAGATACACAACTGA
- the stbd1 gene encoding uncharacterized protein stbd1 gives MQVKNSNPAAMERSDLASLFCMIGRHGPAVAVMAVVSVLAGLLLYRSVRGKRRRAEAEAGDGERDEPRLRPEPETLRGVEATGPSEEALPDTKNAPLRNRRAAAEPKPQHHCPPKMGFEPDEPHTSLVLSSVDVAGSCAEETHTNLKVDLIGAVDTYACHQDLINAVKEVCDEICASPEEVPESEGETVTDVSCEKIFQKEAPVCISNSPVFSKPNVQTSQREDGETPQAAMESYVEQQVVATDVPIAVKEAEVKMENLHSDAIEFSDYDCNCPSLEEEMKEGQPTALQHEPESLQHEDVTEDDQNADHSLVSEVMEKDVGEDPSKVDVTVLKPEEKVIADHEEEKMPSSGEEHGVLSEVLGPALECLNLSTEPQLEISGNRLCFPETVPSPFPDPAHLKENQHEKSDAVEIKSVGHLEFSFQRDPDVITYEKVTLTAPEKTTEVLPSLHEDKFDQMQNIEAPDMTEGIKPPICQIQPLTFDKSELTWSSYGVGEESGISSMTVSPDLQDPYECDMTPEKLALSVLHHCPQGEAQSRFFSDVVATNESDQSIVPAVSSSQQCQSKSPDESRTSIEDARDGAVGRSVVLVAAGDTLAGELKKAVDGKADLEGAEKEGDEIKTEISIMEATMDNNEWITDGNYHVNSWINLSVPSSAQNSQTDAEAEQNDTRSLPDKDSETSRKILAVQPMPQNVNVTFCTHYLTQSPYQKVAVTGNQQELGHWKGFVPLQSAKDGHWAAVVRLPAENHVEWKFVVVDKGEVCRWEECGNRLLDTGHGDDLHVHKWWGFH, from the exons ATGCAGGTGAAGAACAGCAACCCGGCGGCCATGGAGAGATCGGATCTGGCCTCGCTCTTCTGCATGATCGGACGGCACGGCCCCGCAGTGGCCGTGATGGCCGTGGTGTCCGTGCTGGCGGGTCTGCTCCTCTACCGGAGCGTGAGGGGGAAGCGGAGGAGGGCCGAGGCCGAGGCGGGCGACGGCGAGCGGGACGAGCCGCGGCTGCGGCCGGAGCCGGAGACGCTGCGCGGCGTGGAGGCAACAG GTCCGAGTGAGGAAGCCCTGCCAGATACTAAGAATGCACCTCTCAGGAATCGACGTGCAGCTGCTGAACCGAAGCCTCAACATCATTGTCCTCCTAAAATGGGCTTTGAGCCAGATGAGCCCCACACATCACTTGTGCTCAGCTCTGTTGATGTTGCAGGGAGTTGTGCAGAAGAAACCCACACAAACCTGAAAGTTGACCTCATAGGAGCTGTGGATACATATGCTTGCCACCAGGATTTAATAAATGCCGTGAAAGAGGTCTGCGACGAGATATGTGCGAGTCCCGAAGAG GTGCCAGAATCAGAGGGAGAAACTGTGACAGATGTTTCATGTGAGAAAATCTTTCAGAAAGAGGCTCCTGTGTGCATTTCAAACAGCCCAGTTTTCTCCAAACCAAACGTTCAAACAAGTCAAAGGGAAGATGGTGAGACACCACAAGCGGCCATGGAGTCGTATGTGGAACAGCAGGTCGTTGCTACGGATGTACCCATCGCTGTCAAAGAGGCAGAGGTTAAAATGGAGAACTTGCATAGTGATGCTATTGAGTTTTCTGACTATGACTGTAACTGCCCCTCTCTAGAGGAAGAAATGAAAGAGGGTCAACCGACTGCTTTACAACATGAGCCCGAGTCTTTGCAGCATGAAGATGTTACCGAGGATGATCAGAATGCTGATCATAGTCTCGTCAGTGAAGTGATGGAGAAAGATGTGGGTGAAGACCCTTCGAAAGTTGATGTAACGGTACTGAAACCTGAGGAAAAAGTAATTGCCGACCATGAAGAGGAGAAAATGCCGTCCAGTGGTGAAGAACATGGTGTGTTAAGTGAAGTACTTGGTCCAGCTTTGGAATGTTTGAACCTGTCAACTGAACCACAGCTTGAAATTAGTGGTAACAGGCTGTGTTTTCCAGAAACTGTTCCCAGTCCTTTTCCTGATCCTGCACATCTTAAGGAAAATCAGCATGAAAAGAGTGACGCAGTTGAAATTAAAAGTGTTGGCCATCTCGAGTTCTCGTTCCAAAGGGACCCAGACGTAATCACTTATGAAAAAGTTACTTTAACGGCTCCTGAGAAAACCACAGAAGTGCTGCCTTCCCTCCACGAAGATAAATTTGACCAGATGCAGAATATTGAGGCTCCCGACATGACTGAGGGCATCAAACCACCCATCTGTCAAATTCAACCTCTCACTTTTGACAAAAGTGAACTCACTTGGTCCTCTTATGGAGTTGGGGAAGAGAGCGGGATTTCGAGTATGACCGTCAGCCCTGATTTACAAGATCCTTATGAGTGCGACATGACTCCTGAGAAGTTGGCCCTCTCTGTACTGCATCATTGTCCACAGGGTGAGGCTCAGAGCAGGTTCTTCTCTGACGTAGTCGCCACTAATGAATCCGACCAGAGTATTGTTCCCGCTGTATCTTCATCACAGCAGTGCCAAAGTAAAAGTCCAGATGAGTCTCGTACGTCTATTGAAGACGCTCGGGACGGGGCGGTGGGCCGTTCTGTAGTGCTGGTTGCAGCCGGTGACACTTTAGCTGGTGAGCTGAAAAAGGCTGTGGATGGAAAAGCTGACCTTGAAGGGGCAGAGAAGGAGGGAGATGAGATAAAGACTGAAATCAGCATCATGGAGGCAACTATGGACAATAACGAGTGGATCACAGATGGTAACTATCACGTAAATTCCTGGATAAACTTATCGGTTCCGTCTTCAGCCCAAAATTCACAAACTGACGCAGAGGCTGAACAAAATGACACCCGTTCCCTCCCTGATAAGGACTCTGAAACCAGCAGAAAGATTTTAGCGGTCCAGCCCATGCCCCAAAATGTCAATGTAACCTTCTGCACCCACTATCTCACTCAGTCGCCGTATCAGAAAGTGGCCGTCACGGGGAACCAGCAGGAGTTGGGCCACTGGAAGGGATTTGTTCCACTACAGAGTGCCAAAGACGGGCACTGGGCCGCTGTGGTCCGCCTGCCTGCCGAGAACCACGTGGAGTGGAAGTTCGTGGTGGTGGATAAAGGCGAGGTGTGTCGCTGGGAGGAGTGTGGTAACCGACTCCTCGATACAGGTCACGGAGACGATCTGCATGTGCACAAATGGTGGGGATTCCACTGA